The Urbifossiella limnaea nucleotide sequence CGACGACGACGACCACGACCCGTTCCGCCCCCGGAAGAAGCGCGGCGGCGGCCCGCCGATCGGCCTCATCGTCGGCGGCGGCGTCGCGGGCGTGCTTCTCCTGGTCGGCGGGATCGTGCTCGCGCTGACGATGAGGAAGGCCGGCCCGCTGGAGGCGAAGGGCGGCCCGGCACCCGCACCCGCCCCGGCTCCGGAAGTCCGTCCGGTCCCATTCCCCGTTCCCGGGCCGGCCGCTGGCGTGGAGGCAAAGAAGCCGCTGTTCGGCGTCTCACTGCCGGCCGGCACCGAAGGCGTGCGGCAGATCGCCTTCGGCGGCGGGCCGGACGGGTACGTCGGCCTCGTCGGCTCCGCCGGCCTCACCGCCGACCAGAATCTGACGGTCGCCAGGGCGAAGACCGGCGAGCTGGTCGGGCGGGTGCTCCTGCCGAACGGCGAGTCGGTGAACGGGGTCGCCATCTCGACCTCCGCCCGGTACGCCGCCGTGCACGTCTCCGCACCGTTCGACGGCGACGTGGTCGTGCTCCATGAGCTGGCGTCGAAGCAGTCGTACCGGTTCACGCCGTACTCGAAGAAGGGGGCGATCACCAACCCCGGGCTGGTGTTCGTCGGGTTCGTCGGCCCCGACCGGCTCCTCACGGCGCACGAGACGAGCGGGTTCGACGTGTGGCAACTGCCGAAGATGACGCGGGTGTGCGGCCAGCCGGGCCGGCCGCCGAGTTCGATGCCGATGGTCGAGCGCGAAGGGTTCAGCATGCGCGCGAAGAACGCCGCCCTGTCCGCGGACGGCAAGACGCTCGCGCTCTTCGACGGCACCGGGTTCGCGTTCCACGACACCACGACGGCCGCGCGGACGGCCAGGACCGAGGCGTTCGTGCAAGGCCTGACGGCCGGGTTCCGCGGGGCCGCGTTCGCGCCGGACGGCAAGCGGTTCGCCGCGATCACCACCACGTACTCGCCGCAGCCGCTGACCGCGCTCGCGGTGTGGGACGTGGCGAAGGGGGCGCGACTGAGTACCGCCCCGCTCCGGCCCGGCGCGGGCGGCACAGCGATGGCCTTCTGGGGGCCGGATCACGTCCTGCTGTCGCAGGGC carries:
- a CDS encoding WD40 repeat domain-containing protein — encoded protein: MPRYDEDDEDADRPRRRRRRDDDDHDPFRPRKKRGGGPPIGLIVGGGVAGVLLLVGGIVLALTMRKAGPLEAKGGPAPAPAPAPEVRPVPFPVPGPAAGVEAKKPLFGVSLPAGTEGVRQIAFGGGPDGYVGLVGSAGLTADQNLTVARAKTGELVGRVLLPNGESVNGVAISTSARYAAVHVSAPFDGDVVVLHELASKQSYRFTPYSKKGAITNPGLVFVGFVGPDRLLTAHETSGFDVWQLPKMTRVCGQPGRPPSSMPMVEREGFSMRAKNAALSADGKTLALFDGTGFAFHDTTTAARTARTEAFVQGLTAGFRGAAFAPDGKRFAAITTTYSPQPLTALAVWDVAKGARLSTAPLRPGAGGTAMAFWGPDHVLLSQGGLGSAEVMAVATGEIVVKVETKVTGSSRLVSPDTPGGALWYAFDRSFGGREPSALGSVPAPAAMPGRTLELTPDGPQWR